From the Thamnophis elegans isolate rThaEle1 chromosome 11, rThaEle1.pri, whole genome shotgun sequence genome, one window contains:
- the CNGA3 gene encoding cyclic nucleotide-gated cation channel alpha-3, whose product MAKVNTYHSYPAAQRSSGKTVSDDPGRLENGIKRTPSPGEDRSSKLESVISMAEAGGDTSAEGATNSSSGFFSSVRAWFRKRFRRDGQTSDASVEAPGGENKDNKAEPKKDGKDDPKKEKKEIFVIDPSSNLYYRWLGIIAAPVFYNFCLLVCRACFDELQMNHLVLWLVLDYSSDVIYLIDTFVKFRTGFLEQGLLVKDEKKLKEFYKSTIQFKLDLLSLFPTDLGFLHFGLNYPELRFNRLLRLPRLFEFFDRTETRTNYPNIFRIGNLVLYILIIIHWNACIYFAISKLIGFGTDTWVYPNISHPEHGRLSRKYIYSLYWSTLTLTTIGETPPPVKDEEYLFVVMDFLVGVLIFATIVGNVGSMISNMNASRTEFQAKVDSIKQYLQFRKVTKDLEARVIKWFDYLWTNKKTVEETKVLRYLPDKLKAEIAINVHMDTLRKVRIFQDCEAGLLIELVLKLKPTVFSPGDYICKKGDIGREMYIIKEGKLAVVADDGVTQFVVLSDGSYFGEISILNIKGSKAGNRRTANIRSIGYSDLFCLSKDDLMEALTEYPEAKKALEEKGRQILLKDNLIDEEAAKAGADTKDLEEKVIKLEAAMDTLQTRFARLLAEYTASQSKLKQRLVEVETNLKKSGNDALLDVPAEAGKPEEQKKN is encoded by the exons ATGGCTAAAGTTAACACTTATCATTCCTACCCTGCTGCCCAGAGGTCTTCTGGGAAGACTGTTAGTGATGACCCTGGTAGACTTGAAAATGGAATTAAGAG GACCCCCTCCCCGGGTGAGGATAGATCTTCAAAATTAGAGAGTGTCATTTCCATGGCGGAAGCAGGAGGGGATACATCTGCAGAAGGAGCAACGAATAG ttCCTCGGGGTTTTTCTCATCAGTGAGAGCTTGGTTCAGAAAGCGCTTCCGTCGAGATGGCCAAACATCTGATGCTTCAGTTGAGGCTCCAGGGGGAGAAAACAAAGACAACAAAGCTGAGCCAAAGAAGGATGGGAAAGACGATCCGAAAAA ggaaaagaaagaaatctttgTGATAGATCCTTCAAGCAACTTGTATTATAGGTGGTTGGGAATCATTGCAGCACCAGTATTCTATAACTTCTGTCTATTGGTATGTAG GGCCTGCTTTGATGAGCTTCAGATGAACCATCTTGTGCTTTGGCTGGTCTTGGATTATTCCTCTGATGTTATCTACCTCATCGACACATTTGTCAAGTTCAGGACAG gTTTCCTTGAACAAGGACTACTAGTTaaagatgaaaagaaattaaaagaattttataAATCAACTATTCAGTTCAAGCTGGACCTGTTGTCCCTTTTTCCAACTGATTTGGGGTTTTTGCACTTTGGACTGAACTATCCTGAGCTGCGATTTAACAGGTTGCTGAGACTTCCTCGGCTATTTGAATTTTTTGATCGTACAGAAACAAGAACAAATTATCCAAATATATTTCGTATTGGAAACCTTGTCTTGTACATCCTCATTATTATCCACTGGAATGCATGTATATATTTTGCCATTTCCAAACTGATTGGATTTGGAACTGACACCTGGGTTTATCCCAATATCTCCCATCCAGAACACGGACGACTGTCCAGAAAGTATATTTACAGTTTGTATTGGTCAACATTGACACTGACAACCATTGGAGAAACTCCACCTCCAGTGAAAGATGAAGAGTATCTGTTTGTGGTCATGGACTTTTTAGTGGGTGTGCTTATCTTTGCTACCATCGTGGGTAATGTAGGCTCTATGATTTCTAACATGAATGCCTCTAGGACAGAGTTCCAGGCCAAGGTTGATTCCATTAAGCAATACCTGCAGTTTCGAAAGGTCACTAAAGATTTGGAAGCAAGAGTCATTAAATGGTTTGATTACCTGTGGACCAATAAGAAGACAGTAGAAGAAACAAAAGTCCTGAGATACCTCCCCGATAAGCTGAAGGCTGAGATTGCCATCAATGTCCATATGGATACACTAAGGAAAGTACGGATCTTCCAAGATTGTGAAGCTGGACTCCTGATTGAATTGGTGTTGAAATTAAAACCTACTGTTTTCAGTCCTGGAGACTATATATGCAAAAAAGGGGATATTGGAAGAGAGATGTATATTATTAAAGAAGGGAAACTGGCTGTCGTGGCAGATGATGGGGTGACACAGTTTGTGGTGCTAAGCGATGGCAGTTACTTTGGGGAAATCAGTATCTTGAACATCAAAGGCAGCAAAGCTGGCAACAGAAGAACTGCAAATATCAGAAGCATAGGTTACTCTGATCTATTCTGCTTGTCTAAGGATGACCTAATGGAAGCTCTCACTGAATATCCTGAGGCCAAAAAGGCactagaagaaaaaggaaggcaaATTTTGTTGAAAGATAACTTGATTGACGAGGAGGCAGCTAAAGCAGGAGCTGACACGAAAGACCTGGAAGAGAAAGTAATTAAACTTGAAGCAGCTATGGATACTCTTCAGACAAGGTTTGCTAGACTTTTAGCAGAGTATACTGCCTCACAGTCTAAACTCAAGCAGAGACTTGTAGAAGTTGAGACCAACCTCAAGAAGTCTGGAAATGATGCTTTGTTAGATGTACCAGCCGAAGCTGGAAAAccagaagaacagaaaaaaaattaa